Proteins co-encoded in one Campylobacter ornithocola genomic window:
- the rpsP gene encoding 30S ribosomal protein S16 — MTVIRLTKMGRKKRPFYRIVVTDSRKRRDGSWIESIGYYNPMVEPEVVKFDAERLAYWKSVGAKLSDRVAAITSK; from the coding sequence ATGACAGTAATCAGACTTACAAAAATGGGACGTAAAAAAAGACCATTTTATCGTATAGTTGTAACTGATAGCAGAAAAAGACGTGATGGTAGCTGGATAGAAAGCATTGGATATTACAATCCTATGGTTGAGCCTGAAGTGGTAAAATTTGATGCTGAGCGTTTAGCTTATTGGAAAAGCGTAGGTGCTAAATTAAGCGATAGAGTAGCAGCTATTACAAGCAAATAA
- the ffh gene encoding signal recognition particle protein, with amino-acid sequence MFEIVSESFKSAVNKLRFVDDEKALKNALDTLKKALLKADVHHKVTKELLILVENDVKTNGIGQKQFLDSIKKNLEEILSVKGKNQGFVFASKPPTVVLMCGLQGGGKTTTTVKIANYLKLRNKKVLIAACDLQRLAAVEQLRQLTQANELDLFFIENESNPLNVAKQALEKAKNSMYDVLLVDTAGRLAIDVALMNELKEVKAILNPDEVFYVADAMSGQDGVKTASSFNEALEITGVILSKFDADTKGGVALGIAKQIGVPLRFIGVGEKVADLEVFIPDRIVNRIMGEGDLATLAEKTAAIIDEKEAKKLNKKIKKGEFNFNDFLNQMESVKKLGSMKSIIGMIPGLSSMAANIKDIDLDNSKEIIHIKAMISSMTPKERENPDLLNNARKRRIAEGAGLSQMEVNRFLKQFSNAAKLAKKFSNKKGMENFMNMLQQAKRPQ; translated from the coding sequence GTGTTTGAGATAGTTAGTGAGTCATTTAAATCCGCAGTTAATAAACTTCGTTTTGTTGATGATGAAAAAGCTTTAAAAAATGCTCTTGACACTTTAAAAAAAGCCCTTTTAAAAGCAGATGTGCATCATAAAGTTACTAAAGAGTTACTTATTTTAGTAGAAAATGATGTAAAAACTAATGGCATAGGCCAAAAACAATTTTTAGACTCAATTAAGAAAAATTTAGAAGAAATTCTTAGTGTTAAAGGTAAAAATCAAGGTTTTGTATTTGCTAGTAAACCACCTACGGTTGTTTTGATGTGTGGTTTGCAAGGTGGTGGTAAAACTACTACTACGGTAAAAATTGCCAATTACTTAAAGCTAAGAAATAAAAAAGTACTAATTGCTGCATGTGACTTGCAAAGATTAGCTGCGGTAGAACAACTAAGACAACTTACCCAAGCTAATGAGCTTGATTTGTTTTTCATAGAAAATGAAAGCAATCCTTTAAATGTAGCTAAACAAGCTTTAGAAAAAGCAAAAAATTCCATGTATGATGTTTTGCTTGTAGATACTGCCGGTCGTTTAGCGATTGATGTAGCTTTGATGAATGAGCTTAAAGAAGTAAAAGCTATTTTAAATCCTGATGAAGTATTTTATGTAGCTGATGCTATGAGTGGTCAAGATGGTGTTAAAACAGCAAGTAGCTTTAATGAAGCTTTAGAAATTACTGGGGTTATTTTAAGTAAATTTGATGCAGATACTAAAGGCGGTGTTGCGCTAGGCATAGCTAAACAAATTGGTGTGCCTTTAAGATTTATTGGTGTTGGTGAGAAAGTAGCTGATTTAGAAGTGTTTATCCCTGATAGAATTGTTAATCGTATCATGGGTGAGGGTGATTTAGCGACTTTGGCTGAAAAAACTGCAGCGATTATTGATGAAAAAGAAGCAAAAAAACTTAATAAGAAAATTAAAAAAGGCGAATTTAATTTTAATGATTTTTTAAATCAAATGGAAAGCGTTAAAAAACTTGGTAGCATGAAATCAATCATTGGTATGATACCTGGCTTATCATCTATGGCAGCAAATATTAAAGATATTGACTTGGATAATTCTAAAGAAATTATTCATATCAAGGCAATGATTTCATCAATGACACCAAAAGAAAGAGAAAATCCTGATTTGCTAAATAATGCAAGAAAGCGTCGTATTGCAGAGGGTGCTGGTTTGTCTCAAATGGAAGTAAATCGCTTTTTAAAACAATTTAGTAATGCAGCTAAGCTGGCAAAGAAATTTTCAAACAAAAAAGGAATGGAAAATTTTATGAATATGTTGCAGCAAGCTAAAAGACCGCAATGA
- a CDS encoding pseudouridine synthase family protein, with protein sequence MQEKAYKLLAMQEKISNNAAKDLIDKGCVFAMGKKVVIARALMSSKTRFVVQKIKKAKMLFEDDKIIALNKPYGEISENLENVFGAKLINRLDKETSGVLLLSKDEEFRLKCIQEYKKQNVYKSYLAIVDGVIAEELEICEKITTIKNKSGAFSKIDKFGLEAHTQIVPLMVNAKKTLIKAVIKTGRTHQIRVHLNHIKHGIIGDEKYAKISSSRMYLHSYETHIFDYQFKALLDESFNAYGFEIKNLNF encoded by the coding sequence ATGCAAGAAAAAGCTTATAAATTGCTTGCAATGCAAGAAAAAATTTCTAATAACGCAGCAAAAGATTTGATTGACAAAGGCTGTGTTTTTGCTATGGGCAAAAAGGTTGTTATAGCTAGAGCTTTGATGAGTTCTAAAACAAGATTTGTTGTGCAAAAAATAAAAAAAGCAAAAATGCTTTTTGAAGATGATAAAATCATAGCTTTAAATAAGCCTTATGGAGAAATTAGCGAAAACTTAGAGAATGTTTTTGGTGCAAAACTTATTAACAGACTTGATAAAGAAACAAGTGGGGTTTTGCTTTTAAGCAAAGATGAGGAATTTAGATTAAAATGTATTCAAGAATATAAAAAGCAAAATGTTTATAAAAGTTATTTAGCTATTGTTGATGGAGTGATTGCTGAAGAACTTGAAATTTGTGAAAAAATAACTACTATAAAAAATAAATCTGGAGCCTTTAGTAAAATCGATAAATTTGGTTTAGAAGCTCATACTCAAATTGTACCTTTAATGGTAAATGCTAAAAAAACCTTAATAAAAGCGGTCATTAAAACAGGTAGAACGCATCAAATCAGAGTGCATTTAAATCATATAAAACATGGTATTATAGGTGATGAAAAATATGCAAAAATTAGCTCTTCTAGGATGTATTTGCATTCTTATGAAACGCATATTTTTGATTATCAATTTAAAGCCTTGCTTGATGAGAGCTTCAATGCTTATGGTTTTGAAATAAAAAATTTAAATTTTTAA